The nucleotide sequence CGTTCGGCGGCAATCACCTATCTATTGTTAACGCACATTACTCAccctttgatttgatttcttttttctcttccggtaaaaaatgtttgcaaatttCTCCCCAACGTTGGACGATGATAGATCAGGTAAAGCAGAAGCAGGTCGGCTTATCGTTATGTTATGAACGAATTTATCAGCTCTATGTTGTGATGGCTCCTGGTCTGGGCTTTCTGGTTGAAGTTGAGCAGCAGCTGGCTTAGCACTGACATAGGTCCGGCGCTGGATGCCGTCTTGGAGGTCGTGCAGCTCAGTGTTGGTGGAATCTTGGCTGCTTGCCGGTCTGTCTTGGGCGACGAGGATGGATCGTATTGAAACGTCTGGGTGCTGTGCTCGGGAGTGGCGCTTCAGGATCGGGATAAGGATCGAGTAATTGGGTAGCGGAAGCGTGTTAATCTCAGGCGGCGTAGCGAATATCTAGCTGACTACTTTGGCACATTCGATCCTCGTGGCGGTATCAGTGCTCCTTCGATGTGGACGTGGACTTGGTCTGGTACTTCTTGATGGTTGTCTGGTTGGCGCGGCACTCGTTTGAATACGCACGGTTCATCGACATTACACTCGAGTCAAGGTGtgttggtttttggtttttggggggGATTGCTGCTGCGAATGCGGTTCACGGCGAATTGAAAAGCGAGGATCGCGGATCGGCTTAGTTAACTTCGGATCAGTTGGCTTCGGCGGCTCTCAAAAGTCGTGTTCAACAGCTGGAAACTGTAACAGAACTGAATTGGTGGCCGCAGCGCTGTTCCATTTATATGCGACGCCggctcactcacacacacacacagaca is from Drosophila melanogaster chromosome 3L and encodes:
- the CG46460 gene encoding uncharacterized protein, translated to MSVLSQLLLNFNQKAQTRSHHNIELINSFIT